The following proteins are encoded in a genomic region of Sorangiineae bacterium MSr12523:
- a CDS encoding rhodanese-like domain-containing protein, translating to MAAEPTRISPQEAAEYVTRGYIYLDVRTEEEFAEGRPAHSVNIPFAVLSGGGMVPNPNFVADVSARYAKDAKLVVGCKSGGRSLRAARALLEAGFTDVVDQRAGWDGARDPFGQLTEPGWSRAGLPTEP from the coding sequence ATGGCCGCTGAACCCACCCGCATTTCCCCACAGGAAGCCGCCGAGTATGTCACGCGCGGCTACATCTATCTGGACGTCCGCACCGAAGAGGAATTCGCCGAGGGCCGTCCGGCCCACTCGGTGAACATTCCCTTTGCCGTCTTGAGTGGCGGCGGCATGGTGCCGAACCCCAACTTCGTCGCCGACGTGAGCGCGCGCTACGCCAAGGATGCGAAGCTCGTCGTGGGCTGCAAGTCGGGCGGTCGCTCCCTGCGTGCGGCCCGTGCGCTGCTCGAGGCGGGCTTCACCGACGTGGTGGACCAACGTGCCGGCTGGGACGGTGCACGCGATCCCTTCGGCCAACTCACCGAGCCGGGCTGGTCCCGCGCCGGCCTCCCGACGGAACCCTGA
- a CDS encoding glycosyltransferase family 2 protein: MFADAHVVVVVPAFEEEARIARVLHTLPGWVDHVVVVDDNSRDRTAEAAENVGDPRVVVLRHPENRGVGAAIVSGYRHALTRTDGERDVLVVMAGDGQMDPADLPAVVAPIARGEAGYVKGERFSAPDVGAVMPKARRLGGVVFSRLTSWAIGLPIHDSQCGYTALSRAACERLARDGALDALWPRYGYPNDLLAQLAARRITIAEVPVRPIYADEESKLRLWHLPRIVRIIAKSAWTVRSSRV; the protein is encoded by the coding sequence ATGTTCGCCGATGCCCACGTTGTCGTTGTGGTTCCAGCTTTCGAGGAAGAGGCGCGGATCGCGCGTGTCTTGCACACGCTTCCCGGTTGGGTCGACCACGTCGTCGTGGTGGACGACAACAGTCGCGACCGAACCGCCGAGGCCGCAGAAAACGTGGGCGATCCGCGCGTGGTCGTGCTTCGCCACCCCGAGAATCGCGGGGTCGGCGCCGCTATCGTGAGCGGTTACCGGCACGCGCTGACCCGAACCGACGGCGAGCGCGACGTTCTCGTCGTGATGGCCGGAGACGGCCAAATGGATCCCGCCGATCTGCCCGCCGTGGTCGCTCCCATCGCGCGGGGCGAAGCCGGTTACGTCAAAGGAGAGCGCTTCTCCGCGCCCGACGTGGGCGCCGTGATGCCCAAGGCACGCCGCCTCGGTGGGGTCGTGTTCTCGCGCCTCACCTCGTGGGCCATCGGTTTACCCATTCACGACAGCCAGTGCGGCTACACAGCGTTGTCGCGCGCTGCATGCGAGAGGCTCGCGCGCGACGGAGCGCTCGATGCGCTCTGGCCGCGTTACGGCTACCCGAACGATCTGCTCGCGCAACTCGCCGCCCGCCGCATCACCATCGCGGAGGTCCCCGTGCGCCCGATTTATGCCGACGAGGAGAGCAAGCTGCGTCTATGGCATCTGCCGCGCATCGTCCGCATCATCGCCAAGAGCGCATGGACCGTGCGCTCGTCGCGCGTGTGA
- a CDS encoding polysaccharide deacetylase family protein produces MTSFRGWIPLLALAAGTWMGLGRPDIPRVRRYLDENSDKIEQLESTARSAARDATKVARDAIDRAGQPQQRRAAGPAPSLPPSPPLQPLSPIFSGLPDLLPWPRLNPDAGLNRAWLLAEGPDPDPQVGERLVTFTFDDGPSPATTPAILRLLEKYGVRATFFLIGRYLDGDTEHAEAAREVVRQIVRAGHAVGNHTHDHEQLTAVPHTRALAQMDDGAASIERVTGRRPVFFRPPYGSLDPFTQQAIAERAWELVLWSVESQDMLANDPIQLAASLEGQLEYNGGGIILLHDVKPSTVAALPRLLAWLDERKYDPAHPETPGYRIVDLAEYLRATSQRPQPFPNRAALEEARKVEYVRMRTEAKRRGVPMRPLVQRTRSHSE; encoded by the coding sequence TCTGGGCCGCCCCGACATCCCCCGGGTGCGTCGGTATCTTGATGAAAATTCAGACAAAATAGAGCAGCTCGAGAGCACGGCCCGCTCCGCGGCGCGCGATGCGACCAAGGTGGCGCGGGACGCCATCGATCGGGCAGGGCAGCCGCAGCAGCGCCGTGCCGCCGGGCCGGCGCCTTCGCTCCCGCCCTCGCCACCGCTCCAGCCGCTCTCGCCCATCTTCAGCGGGTTGCCGGATCTGCTTCCCTGGCCGAGGCTCAACCCCGACGCGGGCCTCAACCGCGCCTGGCTTTTGGCCGAGGGGCCCGATCCCGATCCGCAAGTCGGTGAGCGCCTGGTCACGTTCACCTTCGACGATGGTCCCTCGCCCGCGACCACGCCGGCGATCTTGCGTCTGCTCGAGAAGTACGGCGTCCGCGCGACCTTCTTTCTCATCGGCCGCTACCTCGACGGCGACACCGAGCACGCCGAGGCCGCGCGCGAGGTGGTTCGCCAGATCGTGCGCGCGGGGCATGCGGTGGGCAACCACACGCACGATCACGAGCAGCTCACCGCGGTGCCGCACACGCGCGCGCTCGCGCAGATGGATGACGGCGCCGCCTCGATCGAGCGCGTCACCGGGCGTCGTCCCGTGTTCTTCCGCCCGCCGTACGGCAGCCTCGATCCGTTCACGCAGCAGGCGATCGCGGAGCGTGCGTGGGAGCTCGTTCTCTGGAGCGTCGAGTCGCAGGACATGCTTGCCAATGACCCCATTCAGCTGGCCGCGAGCCTGGAAGGTCAGCTCGAATACAACGGCGGCGGCATCATCTTGCTGCACGATGTGAAGCCTTCGACGGTCGCCGCGCTTCCACGCCTTCTCGCGTGGCTCGACGAGCGCAAGTACGATCCCGCGCACCCCGAGACGCCGGGCTACCGCATCGTGGATCTCGCGGAGTACCTGCGCGCCACGTCGCAGCGCCCGCAGCCGTTCCCCAACCGCGCGGCGCTCGAGGAAGCGCGCAAGGTCGAGTACGTGCGCATGCGCACCGAAGCGAAGCGCCGCGGTGTGCCGATGCGGCCCCTCGTGCAACGCACGCGCAGCCACTCGGAGTGA